Proteins encoded together in one Musa acuminata AAA Group cultivar baxijiao chromosome BXJ3-6, Cavendish_Baxijiao_AAA, whole genome shotgun sequence window:
- the LOC135640713 gene encoding protein DETOXIFICATION 48-like, with translation MCNTSPSSPLSFSHSNKSHLFATNKLMEDPPLDPLQDLQRWPTPSQVVEEMRAIGKISIPTALTGLIIYSRAMVSMLFLGHLGELELAAGSLSIGFANITGYSVLSGLAMGMEPICGQAFGAKQRKILGLTLQRTILLLLSTSVPVSFLWLNMRRILLWCGQDEQISSTAQTFIAFAIPDLLFLSFLHPIRIYLRSQNITLPVTYCSFVSVVLHVPLNYLLVVRLKMGIAGVAVAMVWTNLNLFVCLLLFILFSGVYKGSWVSPSTDCLRGWSQLLKLAIPTCVSVCLEWWWYELMIMMCGVLVNPRATVASMGILIQTTSLVYVFPSALSLGVSTRVGNELGANRPARARRATIVSLTVAVVLGLAAMAFTTSMRHQWGRLFTDDAEILELTAVALPIAGLCELGNCPQTTGCGVLRGSARPTTGANINLGSFYLVGTPVAVVMGFVVGMGFPGLWLGLLAAQASCASLMAYAICKTDWMVEVERARVLTTASNSSSSALSSSSYFISTRVDSNATTIDAPAATEDSKQTAAILEEIVCIGTDAGRQAASETDPFISQVE, from the exons ATGTGCAACACCTCACCTtcctctcctctctctttctcccacTCTAATAAGTCCCACCTCTTTGCCACCAATAAACTCATGGAGGATCCTCCTCTTGACCCCCTTCAAGATCTCCAAAGATGGCCTACACCTTCACAG GTGGTGGAGGAAATGAGAGCCATAGGGAAGATATCCATACCTACGGCTTTAACAGGCCTGATCATCTACTCCCGTGCCATGGTGTCGATGCTGTTTCTTGGTCACCTCGGCGAGCTCGAGCTGGCAGCTGGCTCTCTCTCCATCGGGTTCGCCAACATCACCGGCTACTCGGTCCTCTCCGGCCTTGCCATGGGCATGGAGCCCATCTGCGGCCAGGCCTTCGGTGCCAAGCAGCGCAAAATCCTGGGCCTCACCCTCCAGAGAAccattctcctcctcctttccacCTCCGTGCCCGTCTCCTTCCTCTGGCTCAACATGAGGAGGATTCTTCTGTGGTGTGGGCAGGACGAGCAGATATCCTCGACGGCGCAGACCTTCATCGCCTTCGCCATCCCCGACCTCCTCTTCTTGTCGTTCCTCCACCCTATCAGAATCTATCTGAGGTCTCAGAACATCACCTTGCCGGTCACCTACTGCTCGTTCGTCTCGGTCGTCCTCCACGTGCCATTGAACTATCTCCTCGTGGTGCGCTTGAAGATGGGCATCGCCGGCGTGGCCGTGGCAATGGTGTGGACTAATCTGAATCTGTTCGTCtgcttgcttctctttatactgttCTCGGGCGTGTACAAGGGCTCATGGGTCAGCCCCAGCACTGACTGCCTCAGAGGGTGGTCGCAGCTGCTCAAACTCGCCATCCCCACATGCGTGTCGGTGTGTCTGGAATGGTGGTGGTACGAGCTGATGATAATGATGTGCGGCGTCCTCGTCAATCCCAGAGCCACGGTTGCCTCCATGGGCATACTGATCCAAACGACGTCGCTGGTGTACGTCTTCCCGTCGGCCTTGAGCCTCGGGGTGTCGACCCGGGTGGGCAACGAGCTGGGAGCCAACCGTCCGGCCAGAGCCCGGAGGGCCACCATCGTGTCGTTGACCGTCGCAGTCGTGCTCGGCCTCGCCGCCATGGCGTTCACCACTTCGATGAGGCATCAGTGGGGGAGGCTGTTCACCGACGACGCGGAGATACTGGAGCTCACCGCGGTGGCGCTGCCGATCGCCGGGCTGTGCGAGCTGGGGAACTGCCCGCAGACGACCGGCTGCGGCGTGCTGCGGGGGAGCGCGAGGCCGACCACGGGGGCCAACATCAACCTCGGCTCGTTCTACCTGGTGGGGACGCCCGTCGCCGTCGTGATGGGCTTCGTGGTGGGAATGGGGTTCCCGGGGCTGTGGCTGGGGCTGCTGGCAGCGCAGGCGTCGTGCGCTTCGCTCATGGCATACGCCATCTGCAAGACGGATTGGATGGTGGAGGTAGAGAGAGCGAGAGTCCTGACGACAGCATCCAACTCTTCGTCCTCCGCCTTGTCTTCTTCTTCCTATTTCATTTCTACCAGAGTTGACAGCAATGCCACTACCATCGACGCACCAGCTGCCACCGAAGATTCGAAGCAGACAGCAGCAATCTTGGAAGAGATCGTGTGCATTGGCACGGATGCTGGGAGACAAGCGGCATCAGAAACAGATCCATTCATTTCCCAAGTGGAGTGA